The genomic segment CAAGCTGCGGTGCTCGGCATCCTGCCTCGAAAACAAAAATAGTGGATTTATAATTCTCCTCAACACTCGCTCACGGAGGGAAGTAGGGCCCCGTCTATTTGCGCAGAGGGTTTCAAGTAGGAGCAAAGGGTGAGTGGCAAGGATGCCACGAAAAGACAACCAGTACATGGACGTACTGTTTGCCTGTACCTCTGCGAACTTGAAACATGAGGATAGAGTAAATACCGGGGTGTCCTTGGGAGTGAAGAGGGTATTGGACAAGCAATACCCTTTTCCCGCTGTCCGCGGGAGGACACTGTGCCGCAGGCACAAATTAGCTGACCGTAGGTCAAGCTGCAGCCTTTTTTATCCTGTGGATGACTATTTGTGGCTACCGTCACTGGGATGTCGGGGGCGCCCTACAGCGCCCTACTTTTGTATTGTCAAAAGTAGGCAAAACCTCGCTGCGCACTGTCAATCCCTTTACAGAGCTACGCGGCTCGGCGTCCATGCCTCGAAAAAATTAAACTTCAAAGGACTCTCTATGAGCATCTTTGTAGCTGAATCGAAGAGATGGTTTCCACTCCCCGTGACGAACGCCGAGGCGAGCCGTAGAGGATGAAGGTTGAGCGGCAAGGATGCCGCGAGAGCTTAGCCGCGACAGGGAGGTTGCGTCTAAGCGAAGCCTGAATTATCAGGAGAGGTTAGAGTTTAGCGAGGTCCGGGGCACCCTCGGGTTGTTAGGGGGACTGGGTGAGCAGTCCTCCTGACCCGCAGTCTGCGGCCGGACAATAGTGGTTGCGAGCAACAGCCCCTAGCTAGCGCTGAGATATTCACTCAGGTTGGCATCGGCAATTGCGGATGCGATGCGGTAGGCCCGCCCGGGGCAGATGTCGGCCAGCGGGCTGCACATCACCATCCAGGATGCTTTTTTCCAATGACCTTGCTGTAACTCTTTGAGTAACCCCTGATGATTGAGCACCCAGGACTCCCCCAGGGCATCCAGGAGGTTGACGAATGCGACCTGTCGGGTCTGATCAAGGGCCTCAATGAGCGCACTGATTGTTTCGTTAGCTAGTGAGATGGAGCCGGTTTGAACTTGAGGATTCAAACGATGCTCAAACTCTAAAGCCTGTCGTGTTGAAACCTGTTTCATTTTAATCCGCCTTCTGTAACATTCATCCGCTTCCTGTCTACTTAAAACAGTGCATTATCTATTCCTGAAAAATGTCACCGTTCTGTCTTTTTTATCGGCCGGTTAAGCAGAATGATGAGGAGTCAGTGAAGCTTTCAGCGGGTCTTGTATTATGCTCTCTCCTCTTGCTGAGTACACAGCGAGGGGAAGTGCAGATTTCCAGATTTATTCTATCATCACAGGTAGATGAACCCTCCCCGGAGTTGCTATGTGTATCCGGCTTACTATCCTGATCCTGGCACTGAGTTGGAGTGCTGGCATAACTGCTGCTGGTAATACGGTGCGTATTGCCAGTGGGGACTATCCCCCCTATCTATCGAAGACCCTTCCCAACCAGGGGCTGCTATCCCATATCGTAACTTCTGCCTTTGGGACTCAGGAGCTTAAGGTCGAGTATGGCTATTTTCCCTGGAAGCGTACCGCCAAGCTGGTCAAGATGGGGCTGTGGGATGCATCACCGGGCTGGGTATGGAGCCAGCAGCGGGCCGAAGATTACTGGTTTAGCGATACCATAGTGGTTGGTGAGGGGGTATTTTTTTACAAGAAATCGACAGCATCCAAGCAATTTGAGTGGAGCGGCTTTAAAGAGCTGCATGGACTCAGGGTAGGGATGACTCTTGGCTACTATTACGGAAAGGATCTGGAGCGAGCCAGGAAGAATGGGGTGATCAAGGTCAGTAATCATAAAACCGATCTGGAGATCCTGATGAGCCTACTTGCCGGCAAGATAGATCTGGCTCCCTTGGATCGCTGCGTTGGCTTGTATCTCATCGACAAACACTTCCCTGACAAAAAAGAGATCCTCACCTTTGCGGATAAGCCCTTTCAAACTAACGAGTACAAAATGATTTTTCATAAAATCAACCAGGATAGCCAAGGATTACGTGAGAAGTTTAATCAGGGCTTACAAAGCCTGGATCTAAAAGATAACCTCAAAGACTTCGACCGATACAAGTGTTTGCGTGGGAGTTAAGCTCAAGGACAGGTATCGACAATCACTAAATTCGCCAGGGCACGGTATTATGCCGGGCCCTGGCAAGCTTCAGGGGGAAGCAGCTCCGGCCGGCTTAGCCTGGGAGAGCGCCTAATCGCGCCAGGCCTGGATCAGGGTATTTCTGGGGGTGATTCCCCGTTCACAGAACTGGCTCATCTCAACCCGGTAACCCTGCTCCTCAAGATAGAGGACCCTATCCAGCAGCAGCCACCACTCCAAGGCTTTTCGAAAGCCAAGACGCGCC from the Dongshaea marina genome contains:
- a CDS encoding substrate-binding periplasmic protein; its protein translation is MCIRLTILILALSWSAGITAAGNTVRIASGDYPPYLSKTLPNQGLLSHIVTSAFGTQELKVEYGYFPWKRTAKLVKMGLWDASPGWVWSQQRAEDYWFSDTIVVGEGVFFYKKSTASKQFEWSGFKELHGLRVGMTLGYYYGKDLERARKNGVIKVSNHKTDLEILMSLLAGKIDLAPLDRCVGLYLIDKHFPDKKEILTFADKPFQTNEYKMIFHKINQDSQGLREKFNQGLQSLDLKDNLKDFDRYKCLRGS